In one Lolium rigidum isolate FL_2022 chromosome 3, APGP_CSIRO_Lrig_0.1, whole genome shotgun sequence genomic region, the following are encoded:
- the LOC124701764 gene encoding snurportin-1-like isoform X1: MAPPQHDPRRPYKRAAISDQQRRRDSALRTQSARRADAQARARSLANSLLSTPSSSSDDQPPTSPDARGDEPAVAEVAAAAAKLRGPDQRRRFARQIMLPEWMVDAPPHLARDWHVCARPAGKRCLVMSSNGITISRLRNGTILHRFPSALPNGSKRGISGPASSYSILDCIFHEPDETYYIVDMICWRGYSLYDCTAEFRFFWVNSKLTETSAGDPPSTYHRYRFSSVSMYESTLEGLQAAYSLSTPYVKDGLLFYNKHAHYQSGITPLTLVWKDETCSQYVLDTDSEGQVPTEQHVVLELQEDGKLITSDDPPIVFGSLNSEFVQKSNLRPGNLLRFSVRDESVKLVDGKMEIGELQFVGKLNRSRNFADSHSKVLFQYAARHASLRIEDLIASVQSNSMEVESTDIEMQD, translated from the exons atggcgccgccgcagcACGACCCCCGCCGGCCCTACAAGCGCGCCGCCATCTCCGACCAGCAGCGCCGCCGCGACTCCGCGCTCCGGACTCAGTCCGCCCGGCGCGCCGACGCCCAGGCGCGGGCACGCAGCCTCGCCAACTCcctcctgtccaccccgtcgtcctcctccgacgACCAACCGCCTACCTCCCCCGACGCCCGCGGAGACGAGCCCGCCGTCGCCGAAGTCGCCGCGGCCGCAGCCAAGCTCCGCGGCCCCGACCAGCGCCGCCGGTTCGCCCGCCAGATCATGCTCCCGGAGTGGATGGTCGACGCCCCTCCCCACCTCGCCCGCGACTG GCATGTCTGTGCCAGGCCTGCCGGCAAGCGATGCCTGGTCATGTCGTCCAACGGCATCACCATCAGCAGGCTCCGTAACGGGACCATTCTCCACCGGTTTCCTTCTGCCCTGCCCAACGGATCAAAGAGGGGAATCTCTGGCCCAGCAAGCTCCTACTCTATCCTTGACTGCATATTCCACGAG CCTGATGAGACATACTATATTGTCGATATGATATGTTGGCGAGGTTATTCGTTGTATGACTGCACTGCCGAGTTCAGGTTTTTCTGGGTGAACTCGAAGCTCACGGAGACCTCAGCTGGCGACCCTCCATCGACCTACCATCGGTATAGATTCAGCTCTGTCTCCATGTATGAGTCCACCCTTGAGGGTCTTCAAGCGGCATATTCGCTAAGCACACCTTATGTCAAGGATGGTTTGCTGTTTTACAACAA gcatgcacattatcaatctggAATCACACCCCTTACGCTGGTATGGAAAGATGAGACTTGCAGCCAATATGTTCTTGATACGGATAGTGAAGGACAAGTTCCAACCGAGCAGCAT GTTGTGTTGGAGCTGCAAGAGGATGGGAAGCTAATTACGTCTGATGACCCTCCAATTGTGTTTGGTAGCTTGAACAGCGAATTTGTACAGAAG TCAAACCTGCGGCCAGGGAACCTTCTCCGCTTCAGTGTAAGAGATGAAAGCGTGAAACTTGTGGATGGAAAGATGGAGATTGGTGAGCTGCAGTTTGTTGGGAAGCTGAACCGCTCTCGTAATTTTGCTGACAGCCACTCCAAA GTTCTATTCCAATATGCTGCCAGGCATGCTTCTCTTAGAATTGAGGATCTGATAGCCTCTGTTCAGTCAAACAGTATGGAGGTTGAATCTACAGATATTGAAATGCAAGACTGA
- the LOC124701764 gene encoding snurportin-1-like isoform X2, whose protein sequence is MAPPQHDPRRPYKRAAISDQQRRRDSALRTQSARRADAQARARSLANSLLSTPSSSSDDQPPTSPDARGDEPAVAEVAAAAAKLRGPDQRRRFARQIMLPEWMVDAPPHLARDWHVCARPAGKRCLVMSSNGITISRLRNGTILHRFPSALPNGSKRGISGPASSYSILDCIFHEPDETYYIVDMICWRGYSLYDCTAEFRFFWVNSKLTETSAGDPPSTYHRYRFSSVSMYESTLEGLQAAYSLSTPYVKDGLLFYNKHAHYQSGITPLTLVWKDETCSQYVLDTDSEGQVPTEQHVVLELQEDGKLITSDDPPIVFGSLNSEFVQKSNLSTKRSRQEQCSVV, encoded by the exons atggcgccgccgcagcACGACCCCCGCCGGCCCTACAAGCGCGCCGCCATCTCCGACCAGCAGCGCCGCCGCGACTCCGCGCTCCGGACTCAGTCCGCCCGGCGCGCCGACGCCCAGGCGCGGGCACGCAGCCTCGCCAACTCcctcctgtccaccccgtcgtcctcctccgacgACCAACCGCCTACCTCCCCCGACGCCCGCGGAGACGAGCCCGCCGTCGCCGAAGTCGCCGCGGCCGCAGCCAAGCTCCGCGGCCCCGACCAGCGCCGCCGGTTCGCCCGCCAGATCATGCTCCCGGAGTGGATGGTCGACGCCCCTCCCCACCTCGCCCGCGACTG GCATGTCTGTGCCAGGCCTGCCGGCAAGCGATGCCTGGTCATGTCGTCCAACGGCATCACCATCAGCAGGCTCCGTAACGGGACCATTCTCCACCGGTTTCCTTCTGCCCTGCCCAACGGATCAAAGAGGGGAATCTCTGGCCCAGCAAGCTCCTACTCTATCCTTGACTGCATATTCCACGAG CCTGATGAGACATACTATATTGTCGATATGATATGTTGGCGAGGTTATTCGTTGTATGACTGCACTGCCGAGTTCAGGTTTTTCTGGGTGAACTCGAAGCTCACGGAGACCTCAGCTGGCGACCCTCCATCGACCTACCATCGGTATAGATTCAGCTCTGTCTCCATGTATGAGTCCACCCTTGAGGGTCTTCAAGCGGCATATTCGCTAAGCACACCTTATGTCAAGGATGGTTTGCTGTTTTACAACAA gcatgcacattatcaatctggAATCACACCCCTTACGCTGGTATGGAAAGATGAGACTTGCAGCCAATATGTTCTTGATACGGATAGTGAAGGACAAGTTCCAACCGAGCAGCAT GTTGTGTTGGAGCTGCAAGAGGATGGGAAGCTAATTACGTCTGATGACCCTCCAATTGTGTTTGGTAGCTTGAACAGCGAATTTGTACAGAAG AGCAATCTTTCCACCAAAAGGAGCCGACAGGAGCAGTGTTCTGTGGTGTGA